One part of the Mariniblastus fucicola genome encodes these proteins:
- a CDS encoding UvrB/UvrC motif-containing protein — MKCQKCSKSATFHITDLTGDGLLALHLCPDCAKHYLQPEVEDTETPKITGVLSDQLKLEQTAEELQELDSKKCPICGISFGKFRQAGRLGCPHDYVFFGAELKPLLESVHGSTEHVGKRPQRGAYDTESQTELIRLRGEMKLAVSEENYEKAQEIRDRIRSIEDQT, encoded by the coding sequence ATGAAATGTCAAAAATGCAGCAAGTCAGCGACGTTTCACATCACCGACCTTACTGGAGACGGATTGCTGGCCCTGCATCTGTGCCCTGATTGCGCGAAACATTATCTCCAGCCTGAAGTCGAAGATACCGAGACGCCGAAGATCACGGGCGTGCTTTCCGATCAATTGAAGTTGGAACAGACTGCGGAAGAGTTGCAGGAGCTTGATTCCAAAAAATGTCCAATTTGTGGCATCTCTTTTGGGAAGTTTCGCCAGGCAGGACGACTCGGATGCCCGCACGACTATGTGTTCTTCGGAGCAGAACTGAAACCGCTGCTTGAAAGCGTTCACGGATCGACCGAGCATGTTGGCAAACGTCCGCAACGCGGCGCCTATGACACCGAGTCGCAGACCGAGTTGATTCGACTGCGAGGGGAAATGAAGCTGGCGGTATCAGAAGAGAATTACGAGAAAGCTCAGGAGATCCGGGATCGAATACGATCGATCGAAGATCAAACCTGA
- a CDS encoding protein arginine kinase: MEIDDLASTSGEWLRGIGPQSDIVMSSRIRLARNLADFPFIRQCNDIDRANIDSTVRQRLGSNKALRDLTFIDVATLEALDRQFLVERQLISREHANSDGARAVAIDGQEQLSLMVNEEDHLRIQVMKSGLDLDGAWAQINELDDQIEQQLTYAFHEQFGYLTACPTNVGTGMRVSVLVHLPALVITNQIEKVFRSLQKINLVVRGLYGEGTQAMGDFYQVSNQITLGKSEKELIDQVGDVVPVVIDYERKARKFLIEEDQNELFDQVSRAYGMLQTARRISSEETMHLLSRVRMGINLGLIGDLEIPQVNELFIQTQPAHLQKIHQSALSTDERNIERANFLHRNLKSQDN, from the coding sequence ATGGAAATCGATGACCTGGCTTCGACCAGTGGCGAGTGGCTTCGCGGAATTGGTCCGCAGAGCGACATCGTAATGAGTAGCCGAATTCGACTGGCTCGAAACCTTGCGGATTTCCCGTTCATCCGACAGTGCAACGATATCGATCGCGCCAACATCGATTCAACCGTGCGCCAACGACTTGGCAGCAACAAAGCGCTGCGTGATCTGACGTTCATCGACGTCGCGACCCTGGAAGCGCTCGATCGCCAGTTCCTTGTAGAACGCCAATTGATCAGCCGCGAACATGCGAACTCCGATGGCGCCCGCGCGGTTGCGATTGATGGTCAGGAACAGTTGAGCCTAATGGTCAACGAGGAAGATCATCTTCGTATCCAGGTCATGAAAAGCGGCCTGGATCTGGACGGAGCATGGGCTCAGATCAACGAACTGGACGATCAGATTGAGCAGCAGTTGACCTATGCTTTTCACGAGCAATTTGGCTATTTGACGGCTTGCCCGACCAATGTTGGCACCGGTATGCGAGTCAGTGTTCTGGTTCACTTGCCAGCGTTGGTGATTACGAATCAGATCGAGAAAGTGTTTCGCTCGCTGCAGAAAATCAACCTGGTCGTTCGCGGTTTGTACGGTGAAGGCACTCAGGCGATGGGCGATTTTTATCAGGTTAGCAACCAGATCACGCTGGGCAAATCAGAAAAGGAATTGATCGATCAGGTGGGTGACGTCGTTCCCGTTGTCATCGACTACGAACGTAAAGCCCGCAAGTTTTTGATCGAAGAAGACCAAAACGAATTGTTTGATCAGGTCAGCCGAGCGTACGGGATGCTGCAAACAGCGCGGCGCATCAGCAGCGAAGAAACGATGCACTTGTTGTCCCGCGTTCGAATGGGCATCAACCTGGGATTGATCGGCGATCTGGAGATTCCCCAGGTCAACGAGCTATTCATTCAAACCCAGCCAGCTCACTTGCAAAAAATTCACCAGTCCGCTCTTTCGACGGACGAGCGGAATATCGAGCGAGCCAACTTTCTGCACCGCAACCTGAAATCGCAGGACAACTGA
- a CDS encoding RNA polymerase sigma factor, with amino-acid sequence MTDSAEQKLVDEIARGNRESLAEFFQLRRFDLLAVILSKMGPGLRKKVEAEDIFQEVCTTALQSLDKVQISDSGPFGWLCEIADRRIIDQQRKFAAGKRDSSRETGIHGKSDDDVGLVNLLVASITSPSRAFSRHQKEFRLIQAMKELPETQQQVLELRYSKGKSSKEIAAEIGKSDGATRVLITRSLQKLKEVLG; translated from the coding sequence ATGACTGATTCCGCTGAGCAGAAACTTGTCGATGAGATCGCCCGGGGGAACAGGGAAAGCCTTGCCGAATTCTTTCAGCTTCGCCGCTTCGATTTGCTGGCGGTGATCCTCAGTAAAATGGGGCCGGGGCTTCGCAAGAAAGTTGAAGCCGAAGACATCTTTCAGGAAGTCTGTACCACGGCTTTGCAAAGTTTGGACAAAGTTCAAATCTCCGATTCAGGCCCGTTCGGTTGGTTGTGCGAGATCGCAGATCGGCGCATCATCGACCAGCAACGTAAGTTCGCGGCAGGAAAACGGGACTCCTCACGCGAGACAGGAATCCATGGGAAAAGCGATGACGATGTTGGCCTGGTGAACTTGCTTGTCGCCAGTATCACCTCACCCAGTCGTGCATTTTCGCGTCATCAGAAAGAGTTCAGGCTCATTCAGGCCATGAAAGAATTGCCCGAAACTCAGCAACAGGTTCTTGAGCTTCGTTACTCGAAAGGGAAATCCAGCAAGGAAATTGCGGCCGAGATTGGTAAATCCGACGGGGCGACTCGTGTTTTGATCACGCGTTCATTGCAGAAACTGAAAGAAGTATTGGGCTAA
- a CDS encoding glycoside hydrolase family 71/99-like protein gives MTQVFRICSSLLLALVVFAILEVSSGVAKGDEPAARQSEPLILAHYMPWFESQEFSGKWGWHWTMNQFDPDAIGEDGHPKIASHYHPLAGLYDSNDPKLLECHVQQMKLAGFDGVIIDWYGTKDANDYAMLHRNTVHLIKHIRKAGMKYAICYEDQTLKHMVNQKTVRADDAVSVGKESFQWMDENWFGDPLYATIDGRPLLAVFGPQYFEKEQWSELRKGLRYQPAIYSLPHVQEKYGLDGVFGWAPAWGGKPIAFETWNGYLDQLYSREDPESYVAIAFPGFVDIYDVADVQATHGSIAHNDGKTMRHTFERALESKSPIVQIATWNDYGEGTMIEPTHENGYRDLEYLQSALLSDSDYSVADLRLPLAVYLARKKLKGDAERQAILDQASALITDGKCDEARGLLQQKKLRFLWENER, from the coding sequence ATGACTCAGGTTTTTCGCATTTGCAGTTCGTTGCTGTTGGCACTCGTCGTCTTCGCGATTCTTGAAGTTTCAAGCGGCGTTGCGAAAGGTGATGAGCCCGCCGCGCGTCAAAGCGAGCCATTGATACTGGCTCACTACATGCCGTGGTTTGAGTCCCAAGAATTCAGTGGAAAATGGGGCTGGCATTGGACCATGAATCAGTTTGACCCCGACGCCATTGGCGAAGACGGTCATCCGAAAATCGCTTCGCACTATCATCCTCTGGCAGGGCTTTACGATTCCAACGATCCAAAATTGCTCGAATGCCATGTGCAACAAATGAAGCTGGCGGGATTTGATGGCGTCATCATCGACTGGTACGGAACCAAAGATGCGAACGACTACGCAATGCTTCACCGAAACACGGTGCATCTGATCAAGCATATTCGCAAAGCCGGAATGAAGTACGCAATTTGCTATGAAGATCAAACGCTTAAACACATGGTCAACCAGAAAACCGTTCGCGCCGACGACGCGGTTTCTGTCGGCAAAGAATCGTTTCAGTGGATGGATGAAAACTGGTTTGGTGATCCACTTTACGCGACGATCGACGGACGCCCATTGCTGGCCGTCTTTGGCCCGCAATACTTCGAAAAAGAGCAGTGGTCAGAGTTGCGGAAAGGCCTGAGGTATCAGCCTGCGATTTACAGTTTGCCGCACGTTCAGGAAAAGTACGGTCTGGATGGTGTTTTCGGTTGGGCGCCCGCCTGGGGTGGCAAGCCGATTGCGTTTGAAACCTGGAACGGATACCTCGATCAACTTTACTCTCGTGAAGATCCCGAATCCTATGTGGCAATCGCGTTTCCAGGGTTCGTTGACATCTACGATGTCGCAGACGTTCAGGCGACTCATGGTTCGATCGCTCACAACGACGGAAAGACTATGCGGCATACATTTGAACGGGCTCTTGAGAGCAAGTCTCCGATCGTGCAGATTGCGACCTGGAATGATTACGGAGAAGGGACGATGATCGAGCCGACTCATGAAAACGGCTATCGCGACCTTGAGTATTTACAGTCGGCACTCTTATCTGATTCGGATTACAGCGTCGCAGATCTGAGACTGCCCCTCGCGGTCTACCTGGCCAGAAAAAAACTCAAAGGCGACGCCGAACGCCAAGCCATTCTCGACCAGGCATCTGCTCTAATAACGGACGGAAAATGCGACGAGGCCCGCGGGCTTTTACAGCAGAAGAAATTACGCTTTCTCTGGGAAAATGAGCGATGA
- a CDS encoding dicarboxylate/amino acid:cation symporter has product MFKAWQSITLWKRVLIGLVFGLGVGLLLRYAIPIPEFTTTVKGEEVKVPGAEYIGEHIIYPFGKAFVRLIKMLIIPLIATTLVSGVTAMGDPKKLGSLGLRTMALYLATTFFAVTLGLAMGTLLRPGVGVDYASATADDAAAVQGKLKAAEDSGSIVDRLLEIIPENPVAALAAGEVLPTIFFSILVGIGILLVGPAADPVRKFFDAAAEVVMKVTMLVMELAPYGVAALMAWVMCTKGVGILSNLLWLAIALYASCLLQIIFVYGLLIVKGILRLPLKQFFRGVADAQGIAYSTASSSATLPVSISCAETNLGVDKSVAGSVLPLGATINMDGTAIYLGLIALFAAQALGIPMTATGYVMVALTATLISIGAAGIPSAGLLLATAVLAVIDVPPEQAIAIIAFIFPFDRILDMMRTLTNVTGDIAVACTVAKWEGELDEDVFRSEAEL; this is encoded by the coding sequence ATGTTCAAAGCCTGGCAGTCAATTACGCTCTGGAAACGCGTGCTAATCGGTTTGGTTTTCGGGTTGGGGGTTGGGTTGTTGTTGCGATACGCGATTCCAATTCCGGAATTCACGACCACGGTCAAGGGTGAAGAAGTCAAAGTTCCGGGAGCGGAATACATTGGCGAGCATATTATCTATCCTTTCGGCAAAGCGTTTGTACGGCTGATCAAAATGTTGATCATACCGCTGATCGCCACCACGCTAGTCTCCGGAGTCACCGCTATGGGTGACCCGAAAAAACTGGGCTCATTGGGGCTGCGGACCATGGCCTTGTACCTTGCGACGACGTTTTTTGCCGTGACCCTGGGGTTGGCGATGGGAACTCTGCTGCGTCCTGGAGTAGGCGTTGACTACGCTTCCGCAACGGCTGACGACGCTGCTGCTGTTCAGGGAAAACTCAAAGCCGCCGAAGACTCGGGCAGTATCGTCGACCGGTTGTTGGAGATTATTCCGGAGAATCCAGTCGCCGCGTTGGCTGCAGGAGAAGTTCTGCCGACGATCTTCTTTTCGATTTTGGTGGGCATTGGGATTCTGCTGGTGGGGCCTGCTGCCGATCCCGTTCGGAAATTTTTCGATGCGGCCGCAGAAGTGGTGATGAAGGTCACGATGCTGGTAATGGAGTTGGCTCCGTACGGCGTCGCGGCGTTGATGGCGTGGGTCATGTGTACCAAGGGAGTTGGCATTCTGTCGAACTTGCTGTGGTTGGCGATCGCGCTCTACGCGAGTTGTCTTTTGCAAATCATATTCGTATACGGACTGTTGATCGTAAAAGGCATTTTGCGATTGCCGCTGAAGCAATTCTTTCGTGGCGTCGCTGACGCTCAGGGTATCGCCTATTCGACCGCGTCCTCGAGCGCGACGTTGCCCGTATCAATTTCCTGTGCGGAAACGAATTTGGGCGTCGATAAATCTGTTGCAGGTTCAGTTTTGCCTCTTGGAGCGACCATCAACATGGATGGGACGGCGATCTATCTTGGCTTGATCGCACTGTTCGCTGCCCAGGCACTTGGAATTCCGATGACGGCGACTGGTTACGTAATGGTGGCGCTGACAGCGACTCTGATTTCGATCGGTGCGGCAGGAATTCCGTCTGCTGGATTGTTGCTGGCGACCGCTGTCCTGGCGGTGATCGATGTGCCGCCTGAGCAGGCTATCGCGATCATTGCTTTCATTTTTCCGTTCGATCGGATTTTGGATATGATGCGAACGCTGACCAATGTCACCGGCGATATCGCCGTTGCCTGTACCGTCGCGAAGTGGGAAGGCGAATTGGACGAAGACGTTTTCCGTTCGGAAGCAGAGCTGTAG
- a CDS encoding nucleotide pyrophosphohydrolase produces MGDSTTTIQHLKDEVNQFADERDWEQFHTPKNLCMSIAIEAAELMEHFQWTRAEEVDNFDDAKKLQVQEELADVVAYCIAFANTMNIDIADAFKHKMKRNREKYPAEEFKGIYGHDDPARDA; encoded by the coding sequence ATGGGAGATTCAACGACGACGATTCAGCATTTGAAGGATGAAGTCAATCAATTCGCTGACGAACGGGACTGGGAGCAGTTCCACACGCCGAAGAATCTTTGCATGTCGATCGCGATTGAAGCCGCTGAGTTGATGGAGCATTTTCAGTGGACCCGGGCAGAAGAGGTCGACAACTTTGACGATGCGAAAAAGTTACAGGTGCAAGAGGAGCTTGCCGATGTGGTCGCCTATTGCATCGCGTTCGCGAACACAATGAACATCGATATTGCTGACGCGTTCAAGCACAAGATGAAACGCAACCGGGAGAAATATCCCGCAGAGGAGTTCAAGGGGATTTATGGTCACGACGATCCGGCGCGAGACGCCTAG